The Methanomassiliicoccales archaeon region GGGCCGTGGTGGGCGGAAGCGACGCCCACGCCCTCGGCCAGCTGGGATGCTCGCACACTGCTTTCCCCGGAGAGACCGCCGAGGACTTCCGGAAGGCCATACTGAACAAGACCACCACCGCCCAGGGAATGATATCGACCTTGGAGATGGGCGTGAAGTGGAGCATACAGGTGGTGCTGCAGGCGGACAAGCTCATGCTGAAATCGTTCTTTGGAATTCTAGAGGGGGACGATCCTGACGACCCGCTCATCAAGAAGATCAACTCCATGCGGGGGGATAGGAAGCTGGGGGCCCTCATCTCCTCCTTCTTCTTCCTGACCCCGCCCATGCCGTTCATAACCAGCGTCACCGGTCTGAAGGTCATGAAGTTCATGAACAACCCCAAGCGTGCCGCGGCCTATCACACCTGCAACAACGATCAGTGATGATGGTGCTCCGGGTCCACCAGGTTGGCGAAGGCGCCGGTCACCGCTTCGCTTAGGGCCGGATGAATGCACTGACTGCGGGCCATGGGCATGTATGTCTGGTCGCCGGCGTTCATCAGATACACTACCTGCTGCACCAGTATGGCGGCGTGCGAACCGACGATGTGCGCCCCCAATATCCGCCGGCTGCTCTGATCGACGATGACCTTGACGAAACCGTCCTCCTCGCCCATGGCGTATCCCTTGGCGCAGTCCATGTATCCTTTCCTGCCTACCAGCACCTTGAGGCCTAGGCGCTTGCACTCCTCCTGCGTAAGCCCGACGCTGCCAACCTCCGGGTAGCCGAACACCGCGTGGGGGACGGCGTGCTCGTCCAGCTCTACCTTCTTAGCGCCGAACATATTGTACCATACCAGCTCGGAGTGGTAGTTGGCGGTGTGGCGGAACATGGTGCGGCCGATGATGTCCCCGATGGCGTATATCCCCGGCACGTTGGTCTCCATGAACTTGTCCACCACCACGTAGTTGTTCTTGTCCACGATTATTCCGGCGACCTGCGGGCGCAGCCAATCGGCATTGCTCTGCACCCCGGTGGTGACCAGGACCTGCTTCGCCCGTACCTCCTGCGCCTCTCCGCTGGAGCGGTCCTTGTGCACCACCACTTTCTCTCCGCCCTCCGAGCGAACTGAGGTGACCTCTTGGTTCACCCTCACGTCCATGTATTCCAGGGATCTTTTCAGCACTATCTCGCTGATCTCTGGCTCCTCGTTCTTGAGCAGCCGGGGATTATGGCCGATGATGGTGGTGCGGCAGCCGAACGACGCGAGGAACATCCCTAGCTCGCTGGCCTTGTAGCCTCCGCCGAGTATGACCATGCTCTCCGGCAGTTCGGTCATATCGAAGAAATCCTCGGAGGTGAGGAAACCGACGTCCAGCAGACCGGGGATCTCCGGCACCTTGGTGCGCGCCCCTGCGGCGATGATGATCTTTTGCGCGGTGATCTGCTCCGACCCCGCCTGCAGCGTATATTTGTCGGTGAAGTGGGCGGTCGTGGGATAGAAGTCCAGCTCCTTGTCCGCCTTCACCGCTTCCAGCATACCGTCCCTGTCAGGAAGTATGAGGTCCCACATGCGCTTCCGCACCAGCTGGAAATCGGTCCTCTCCACCTTGGCATGGATGCCGATGCGCTTGGCGTCGGCGATGACCCGCACGATATCCGCCGGCGTGACCATGATCTTGCTGGGAATGCAGCCCCGGTTCAAGCAGGTCCCGCCCATGGGTCCGTTCTCCACCACCGCCACCTTCATGCCCTTTTCTCTGGCCTTGGAGGCAACGTTCATGCCTGCCCCTGAACCGATGACTATCAGATCGTACTCCTTCATATGCAGACCCATATCAACAAAGGGACTCCTACCTTAGATTATACTTTCCGGACGCAAGGATTATGTCTTGGTGGCTGCCATCTTTCATTGGATGACCGATACCGAGGAATGTCAATGCAGCGGACAGGACCTCATGATCTTCTCCTGTTCCGGAGGGTGCAACGTGGGACAGATAGCCAACGCCGCCGTGTTTCGTCTGGCAACGGGAGGGACGGGCAAGATGGCCTGCCTGGCGGCAGTATCCGCGGGCATGCCGGGACCGGTCACCGGGGCCAAGCAGGCCAAGATGGTGCTGGCGGTCGACGGCTGCCCGGTCAAGTGCGCGGGGAAGACCTTGGAAAAGGCGGGGATCAAGGTGACGTATCATGTTCTGGTGACCGATCTTGGTCTGAGGAAGGTCGATGACGTCCAACATGACCCCTCCGACGTGGACCGTGCGGTCAAGCTCTGCTTTGACATACTACCAAAGAACTGACCTCTCCATCATCTTTTTGCTTAGTCAGCTTCAGCCCTTTTAGATAGCCTATCGGAATATTTTGATTCCGATTATCCATTTATGCACCATTATTTCATATTAGTAAACATTTGTAGCATACAGTAAGCTTTTTTTAGTAATTTATCTATCAATGTCGTCAAAGTACCGTTATTAGAACGGTCAAGGACGGAAATGAGGTCACAATCATGATTAAACGAATTGGAATCAAGATCGCCCTACTCTTCGCCCTGGTCCTGGTGCTGATGCCTTTGGTCGCCTCACCAGCCGCGGCGGCTGATGGCGAGATAGACAGCGGTGACACCGCCTGGCTGATGATGGCCACCGGGTTGGTGTTCTTAATGACCCCGGCGGTGGCGTTCTTCTACGGAGGCATGCTGCGCAAGGATAGCTTCCTCTCCATGCTGGGACAGAGCATAATCATAGTCGGGATCGTCACGGTGATATGGGTCGTTCTCGGTTATTCGCTCGCCTTTGGGGCAGATCACTCCGGCCTCATCGGCGATGCTGGATATCTGATGCTTAACGGCGTCGATCTCTCGCCCAACGGCATAGCGCCGACCGTCCCCCACCTGCTGTTCATGATGTATCAGGGGATGTTCGCCATAATCACCGTCGCCCTGATCATAGGCGGTGTGGCGGAACGCATGAAGCTCAGTTCCCTGGTCATCTTCCTGTCCATATGGACGGTGGCGGTCTACATTCCCGTGGCCCACTGGGTGTGGGGCGGAGGATGGATCGCCCAATTAGGTGCGCTTGATTTCGCCGGCGGTACCGTCGTACATATCACCGCCGGAGTTTCGACCTTGGCCGCGGCCCTGGTGCTGGGAAAAAGGATCACCCACACCAATGGTAATGCCGAGCAACCGCACAACATACCCTTCGTGGTATTGGGCGGCGCTTTGCTCTGGATCGGCTGGTTCGGATTCAACGGCGGCAGCGCCTTGGCCTCGAACGGATTGGCGGCCAACGCCCTGGTGGTCACCCATATATCGGCCGCGATGGCCGCGATCATCTGGGGATTGATCAGCTGGCTGCATACCGGCAGGGTGAGCGTTCTCGGGCTCATATCCGGTGGAGTGGGTGGACTGGTGGCCATCACGCCGGCGGCCGGATACGTCAACGCCACCGGAGCTCTATTCATAGGCATGGGAGCGGCGGCGGTCTGCTATAGCGGGATACTGCTGCGCAAGAAGTTCGGGTTCGATGATGCCCTGGACGTCTGGGGAGTGCACGGTCTGGGCGGCACGTTCGGTGCCATCGCAACAGGTCTTTTCGCCACCACGGCGGTCAACGCGGCCGGAAAGGACGGCCTGCTGTACGGAGGCGGAACGAACCTTCTGGTGGCGCAGATCATCTCCGTCGCGGTGGTGTGGGGTTTCGCCTTCTGTATCACCGTGATCATACTGAAGGTCCTGTCCAAGTTCATGCCCCTGCGTATGAACAAGAGGGAAGAACGCATAGGCGCCGATATCATACAGCACGGTGAGAGCGCCTACTACCTGAGGTGATGAAAATGAAGAAGATCGAAGCGATAATCCGCGGCGAGCGGTTGGAAGCGGTCAAGGTAGGGCTGGAGAAGATCGACGTGAACGCCATGACCATCACCGATGTTCTGGGCCGAGGGGAACAGAAGGGACTGGAGTTCACCCACCGCGCGGGCAAGTACCGAGTGGACATGCTGCCCAAGGTCAAGGTGGAGGTGGTGGTGAACGATGATCGCGCTCAGGCGGTCATCGATGCCATCGTCGAATGCGCTCGGACCGGAGAGATCGGGGACGGTAAGATATTCGTCGTTCCCGTCGAGGAGACCATCCGGATCAGGACCGGAGAGAGCAGTTCCATGAAGGGCTGAGATCTTCGGCCCTTCCTCTTTTTATCTTTTTTATCCATTATCCCTAACCATGCGTCCGGACGAGGTAATGCGCCGGTTGAACGAGCTGGCCGATCCATCAAGATTGAGCGGTATGGCCCGGTACGGCATCCCTGTCGATCGTGCTTTGGGCGTAACCTTGCCGCAGATCAGATCGCTGGCCAGGGAGATCGGGCGGGACCACGCGCTCGCCGCCGCCCTATGGGCCACCGAAGTGCACGAGGCCAGGATGTTGGCCACCTTGGTGGACGAACCCGACAAGGTCAGCGAATCCCAGATGGACGCCATGGTGGACGAGTTCGCGTCCTGGGACATCTGCGACCAATGCTGCAACAACCTGTTCCGCCTGACCCCCAACGCCTGGAAGAAAGCATTGGAGTGGAGCGAGCGCCATGGGGAGTTCCAGAAAAGAGCGGGATTCGTTCTCATGGCCGTCCTGGCCGTCCATGCCCGTGAGGCCAAGGACGACGACTTCCTGTCGTTCCTTGACGCAGTAGAGCGCCATAGCGCCGATGAACGCAATTTCGTCAAGAAGGCGGTCAACTGGGCCTTGAGGCAGGTAGGAAAGCGAAACGTGCTCTTGAACCGGAAAGCGGTGGAGACGGCCGAAAGGATCAAGATGAAGGGGGACAAGGCCTCCAAATGGGTGGCCGCGGACGCGTTGCGGGAGCTGAAGGGCGATGCGGTCCAGCAAAGATTGAATAACCGCGAGGGGGGATAGACCATCATGACCGAGTTGGAATATTTGGGGCATTCCGCGTTCGTTCTGCGCCATGAGAAGGAGGTCGTGTTGATAGATCCCTTTCTTGATGGTAACCCTTCAGCACCGCCTTCGGCCAAGGACATCCGTCCCACGCTCATACTGGTGACCCACGGCCATAGCGATCACAGCGGTGACGCGGCCGAGATATCCCAGCGCTGCGGGTGCCTGGTCCTGGCCACCTTCGAGGTGGGGAACAGGCTGGAGGAGATGGGAGCTAGCATCATCTCCGGGCACATCGGCGGAGAGTTCCTCTTCCCCTTCGGAAAGGTCAAGCTATTCCCGGCGGTGCACTCCTCCTCCTTCGACGACGTGCACAACGTGGGCGTCCCCTGCTCATTCCTGATCGAGATGGGCGGCAGGATCCTATTCCACGCCGGCGACACGGCGCTGTTCGGGGACATGGCGCTCATCGGAGAGGAGGCCGTCATAGACGTAGCGATGCTGCCCGTAGGAGGCACCTACACCATGGGTCTGAAGGATGCCGTGAGGGCCATGAGGTTGCTGGGCGCCAAGCGGCTGGTCCCCATGCACTACGGAACGTTCGAGGCCATCGCATTGGACGTGGAGGAAATACGCAAAGGTTGCGCGAACGCCCCGTTCCATTTGTCCGTCATGCGTCCCGGTGAGCGTCTGGAAGTTCGTTGAAGTAAACGTTTTATCCTCTGGGGGCATGAGGGAGGGTTGACATGTTACGAAGCGGGAAGGTCGTCTGGTCATTGCTGGTGGCGATGCTCATACTGGTCATCATCGGCCCGGCGCTCCAGGCGGACCCTGGCGCCGTCACGATCTATCAGGTGGACGACCAGCAAACGGTGGATGCCGGGTACGGTACCTCTTTCCAATGGGTGGTCTACAACAACGGTTCGGACCCTCAACTGATCACCGTTGAGCTGGATACGGCCTTGCCGTCACGTTTGACCTACCTGCTGGAACCGACCTATGTGGTCGTCGAGCCGGGCGAGGGTCAGGATGTGTTCCTCAACATCACCGCCAGCCGCGACATGTACACTGTCAGCCTTACGCTGCAGATGCAATTCAACGTGACCGATATGATCACTGAGCAGGTCATCGGAGAATCGCACTCCGTGGTCCTTGACGCCCATTCATTCTACGGCGATCTAGATAGGGAGAACAAGGTCCTGGGTATCTGGGATAACTTCCTGCCCGCTCCTTTGGACGGCAACTGGGGAGCGTTCTCCGTCAGCATACTCATCTGGGTGGGGATCGCATACCTGATAATGAAGGGTTTGGGACCGGCCCTGCACAGTATGACCCGAAAGACATCCTCCCAGTGGGACGATGTCATCATCGAGGTGATCAAACATCCCCTGTTCCTGCTGGTACTGGTCTTCGGTATGATCTCCTCACTGGAAATACTGGAGCTGGACCCCGGCCTGGTGGCCGACCTGGAACTGGCCTACCTGCTCACCTTGGTGGTGATAGGGGCCCTTCTGGCATATCGATTGCTGGTGAAATTGGTCGTCGGCTACGGACGCGCCCGATCCAAGAATACCAGCTCGGACCTGGACGACGCCATGGTGAACGCGGTGGAGATGATAGGGAAGATCATCATCCCTGTCGCGGCCATTTTCATCATGGCCGGAATCCTGGGAATGGACCTGGGAGGGGCGATACTGGGTCTGGGTTTCCTTGGGATCATCATCGGGTACGCCTTGCAGCCGACCCTGGGCAACTTCTTTTCCGGCCTTCAGCTGATGATCGACCGTCCTTTCAAGGTCGGAGACCGGGTCCCCCTGGAGAACGGGCATACCGCCGAGGTGCGCAAGATCGGCATGCGGATCACAACGCTACACGACCTGGACACGTCCGAGGATATCATCGTCCCCAACTCCCTGATAGAGAATCAGACCATCATCAACATGAACGCCCCCGATGTCCGCTACAAGGTGAACGTCAAGGTAAGGGTGGGGGACTTCGAGAACGCCGGAAGGATCGAGGAGCTGATGATGGAAGCCTCGCGCCGCACCTCGCAGATACTGCAGGGCGATAACGCCCCGGTGGTGCGCGTGTCCGAGATCAAGGACGGACGCATGCTGCTCACCATATTCATCTGGGTGGACACGGTCTTCAATCGTCACATCGCCCGCACGGAATATCGCACCAATCTTTACAAGGTCTTTAATGAGAACGGAGTGGAGTTCGCCCTTCCCCGGAAGATGGTGTGGTTGAACCGGGAATGAGGCCTGTCGGCCTGATATCAGGACGACAGTATGCATTTTATGAACAGAAGCGGGCGGGGGGGGATTCGAACCCCCGGCCTGCAGCTTAGGAGGCTGCCGCCATATCCAGACTAGGCCACCCGCCCACGCGTTCCGTTGATTAGAAATAAGATATTTAAAATGTTTTAAAAAGAAGGGGTTTAGAGCTCCTCTGGAGCCTTCTCGTCGGTGACCTCTTCGGTTGCCTCTTCGGTAACCTCAGCGGTAGCCTCTTCGGTGGCGGACTTCTCCTCTTTCTTGAGGTACTCCTCCACCAGCTCCACGGTCACGGCGCCGAAGACCTCTCGGAGGTCGGCGACGATCTTGTACTTGGACATCAGCCAC contains the following coding sequences:
- a CDS encoding dihydrolipoyl dehydrogenase, which encodes MGLHMKEYDLIVIGSGAGMNVASKAREKGMKVAVVENGPMGGTCLNRGCIPSKIMVTPADIVRVIADAKRIGIHAKVERTDFQLVRKRMWDLILPDRDGMLEAVKADKELDFYPTTAHFTDKYTLQAGSEQITAQKIIIAAGARTKVPEIPGLLDVGFLTSEDFFDMTELPESMVILGGGYKASELGMFLASFGCRTTIIGHNPRLLKNEEPEISEIVLKRSLEYMDVRVNQEVTSVRSEGGEKVVVHKDRSSGEAQEVRAKQVLVTTGVQSNADWLRPQVAGIIVDKNNYVVVDKFMETNVPGIYAIGDIIGRTMFRHTANYHSELVWYNMFGAKKVELDEHAVPHAVFGYPEVGSVGLTQEECKRLGLKVLVGRKGYMDCAKGYAMGEEDGFVKVIVDQSSRRILGAHIVGSHAAILVQQVVYLMNAGDQTYMPMARSQCIHPALSEAVTGAFANLVDPEHHHH
- a CDS encoding putative zinc-binding protein, whose product is MTDTEECQCSGQDLMIFSCSGGCNVGQIANAAVFRLATGGTGKMACLAAVSAGMPGPVTGAKQAKMVLAVDGCPVKCAGKTLEKAGIKVTYHVLVTDLGLRKVDDVQHDPSDVDRAVKLCFDILPKN
- a CDS encoding ammonium transporter, whose amino-acid sequence is MIKRIGIKIALLFALVLVLMPLVASPAAAADGEIDSGDTAWLMMATGLVFLMTPAVAFFYGGMLRKDSFLSMLGQSIIIVGIVTVIWVVLGYSLAFGADHSGLIGDAGYLMLNGVDLSPNGIAPTVPHLLFMMYQGMFAIITVALIIGGVAERMKLSSLVIFLSIWTVAVYIPVAHWVWGGGWIAQLGALDFAGGTVVHITAGVSTLAAALVLGKRITHTNGNAEQPHNIPFVVLGGALLWIGWFGFNGGSALASNGLAANALVVTHISAAMAAIIWGLISWLHTGRVSVLGLISGGVGGLVAITPAAGYVNATGALFIGMGAAAVCYSGILLRKKFGFDDALDVWGVHGLGGTFGAIATGLFATTAVNAAGKDGLLYGGGTNLLVAQIISVAVVWGFAFCITVIILKVLSKFMPLRMNKREERIGADIIQHGESAYYLR
- a CDS encoding P-II family nitrogen regulator, which codes for MKKIEAIIRGERLEAVKVGLEKIDVNAMTITDVLGRGEQKGLEFTHRAGKYRVDMLPKVKVEVVVNDDRAQAVIDAIVECARTGEIGDGKIFVVPVEETIRIRTGESSSMKG
- a CDS encoding DNA alkylation repair protein, encoding MRPDEVMRRLNELADPSRLSGMARYGIPVDRALGVTLPQIRSLAREIGRDHALAAALWATEVHEARMLATLVDEPDKVSESQMDAMVDEFASWDICDQCCNNLFRLTPNAWKKALEWSERHGEFQKRAGFVLMAVLAVHAREAKDDDFLSFLDAVERHSADERNFVKKAVNWALRQVGKRNVLLNRKAVETAERIKMKGDKASKWVAADALRELKGDAVQQRLNNREGG
- a CDS encoding metal-dependent hydrolase — its product is MTELEYLGHSAFVLRHEKEVVLIDPFLDGNPSAPPSAKDIRPTLILVTHGHSDHSGDAAEISQRCGCLVLATFEVGNRLEEMGASIISGHIGGEFLFPFGKVKLFPAVHSSSFDDVHNVGVPCSFLIEMGGRILFHAGDTALFGDMALIGEEAVIDVAMLPVGGTYTMGLKDAVRAMRLLGAKRLVPMHYGTFEAIALDVEEIRKGCANAPFHLSVMRPGERLEVR
- a CDS encoding mechanosensitive ion channel family protein is translated as MLRSGKVVWSLLVAMLILVIIGPALQADPGAVTIYQVDDQQTVDAGYGTSFQWVVYNNGSDPQLITVELDTALPSRLTYLLEPTYVVVEPGEGQDVFLNITASRDMYTVSLTLQMQFNVTDMITEQVIGESHSVVLDAHSFYGDLDRENKVLGIWDNFLPAPLDGNWGAFSVSILIWVGIAYLIMKGLGPALHSMTRKTSSQWDDVIIEVIKHPLFLLVLVFGMISSLEILELDPGLVADLELAYLLTLVVIGALLAYRLLVKLVVGYGRARSKNTSSDLDDAMVNAVEMIGKIIIPVAAIFIMAGILGMDLGGAILGLGFLGIIIGYALQPTLGNFFSGLQLMIDRPFKVGDRVPLENGHTAEVRKIGMRITTLHDLDTSEDIIVPNSLIENQTIINMNAPDVRYKVNVKVRVGDFENAGRIEELMMEASRRTSQILQGDNAPVVRVSEIKDGRMLLTIFIWVDTVFNRHIARTEYRTNLYKVFNENGVEFALPRKMVWLNRE